The window CCCGTGGCGGATCGCCTGGTGTTCCGGGGCCGGCGTCACCGGCACCCCGGCGGCGGTGCTCAACCAGGAGGTGCAGACCTTCCGTGACTTCCTCGACCACGTCGCGAGGGCACCCGCGGCGGCCGGCAGCGCCCTGTTCCTGGCGTCCTCGGCCGGCGGGGTCTACGCGGGCGCCGGCCGGGCCCCGTTCACCGAGGCCGCCGTCGCGTCCTCGATCTCCCCGTACGGCACCGCCAAGCTCGCGACCGAGCAGGTCGCCCGCGACTTCGCCGCCCGGACCGGGGTCGGCGTACTCGTCGGACGGATCGCGAACCTGTACGGGCCGGGGCAGAACCTGGCCAAGCCGCAGGGGCTGGTGTCGCACATCTGCCGCTCGCACCTCAGTGGCCAGCCGATCTCGGTGTACGTGTCCCTGGACACCACCCGGGACTACCTCTACGTCGACGACTGCGCGGCGATGATCTGCGACGGACTGGAGCGGCTGGGCCGGGAGCGGCCCGGCGACCCGGTCACCAAGATCCTGGCCAGCCAGCAGGGCGTCACCATCGGCGCGTTGCTCGCCGAGACCCGCCGGCTGTTCAAGCGGGCGCCACGGGTCGTCCTGGGTTCGTCGCCGTTCGCCAAGTTCCAGGTGCGCGACCTGCGGTTGAGGTCGGTGGTGTGGCCCGAGCTCGACCGGCGCAGCCTCACCCCGCTCGGGGTCGGCATCAAGGCCACCGCCGACGACCTGCTGCGCGCCACCCAGCTCGGCGACCGTGCGGCGCGGCGCTGATCCGCGATGACCCGCGCGTACGGGGCGGCGCTAGGGTGGCCGCTGTGACTCCCCGCCGGCCCCCGACGATCCGTCGCGACCGCCACGGCCGCGGCCTGCGGTCCCCCCTGCTGCCCGCCGAGCTGCCCGCCGCCCGGTCCCGCGCCGAACAGTTCGACCAGGTCGTGCTGGCCGCCGTCGCCGCGGTCGAGCTGCGCTGGGCCGACAGGCTCGCCGACGTCGAGTTCGCCGTGGACGAGGTGCCGTCGGTCGACCCCGACGAGCTGACCCCCGGTCCGGAGGTCATCCTGGACGGCGGCGTCCCGCTGGCGCGGTTCCTCACCGCCGGCGTCGACCGCAGCGGCCGGCCCACCAAGGCCCGGGTCGTCGTGTACCGCCGGCCG is drawn from Nakamurella deserti and contains these coding sequences:
- a CDS encoding NAD-dependent epimerase/dehydratase family protein, with translation MTATWVVGAGGLLGRGLVRELGARRVPVVTQQVPWSDATASRQALERGFARLREAAGDGPWRIAWCSGAGVTGTPAAVLNQEVQTFRDFLDHVARAPAAAGSALFLASSAGGVYAGAGRAPFTEAAVASSISPYGTAKLATEQVARDFAARTGVGVLVGRIANLYGPGQNLAKPQGLVSHICRSHLSGQPISVYVSLDTTRDYLYVDDCAAMICDGLERLGRERPGDPVTKILASQQGVTIGALLAETRRLFKRAPRVVLGSSPFAKFQVRDLRLRSVVWPELDRRSLTPLGVGIKATADDLLRATQLGDRAARR
- a CDS encoding metallopeptidase family protein, giving the protein MTPRRPPTIRRDRHGRGLRSPLLPAELPAARSRAEQFDQVVLAAVAAVELRWADRLADVEFAVDEVPSVDPDELTPGPEVILDGGVPLARFLTAGVDRSGRPTKARVVVYRRPLEIRAADSGDLEDLVEEVLVEQVTAVLGEQDEDSSEGPDRG